A single Roseomonas gilardii DNA region contains:
- a CDS encoding SdrD B-like domain-containing protein codes for MAANPVVEILRDGQVLANRTIVPTLIGQEQVITFRFDNQSNGASGSSVGYAPYLDILLPRNGADGSGIGDTPANDGISFIAATYLGQPVSATVLEFDAQGHAAHPFAKQADGSALVVTGTPGDALLVLNLPFGSFTDPQTPADIAVRLGVSGGADLGIPLNLSATGGFAYGRDPLNNPSVDSPVRGPTATVSLDPQIAQVDVVYVGPEQETATGPSYPHSWLVQGLIAPGQSLTGFTLSDDLPDGIVLLGASIVNGTGTVTVSADGRHVSAQFDGTVTGGGAPPTLRIDYYVGATLTDGSPVLDPATGAFRVMRDQAQLSGTWTPSDARDPVTLVALDPAGPEDVITAKSIAVQKYVSVVDAAEPGGHLQWRLEGQVSNYFEVDQLLLTDSLGDGQHFDGGFQPILTVRENGVTVYSGAMTQYTVARDAVTGVSTLRFDVSAELRAHGLDDALQGGGAGNPNPATAVVSFRSVVERAWTGPVPADGLVDQGDLLDNSVVFSGQVAVTDRPIADGSMAAVTLPVSTVEKSIYAINGVISPASTQIVAGDEITFRLKLDLPLTSAHQVRLTDFLPLPVLLAGDADANSATAASFAFVNSVSGTPPAVGIASFGPTDSFHNSGDRSVAPTVTWNTAGNSLLFDFGDVDAGTYDASSIDLLFTVRVVDAPFGDGLLLTNQVTSTETNSAGAVSEDNAIIQFTLTEPTLSISKSVIATSNAHAVIADADGGAWSPAGVNWTAPGSMGNRFSGTLSSQALGAQALDANVTGVDAGDVVSFALIVENSGSGLNGAFDLLLRDVLPSGFAIPDGGVNLRVTDGAGRSLAYTLEGGGLFGTDGGLRLTDPGLRDGGVDAYDATSGRNIVVVTYDLLLASNPDGTAVQPGSTYLNGASILNYAALEGGINRVPSSLAADMADGATIATAGPTITKAVVTTSSALTGTARGDAAVTDLAIGETVTYGLTIRLSEGLSRDLRVQDLLPNTNGDLEFVSARIVSIGGNLSGINTSATPAITDRDSDGVQDTVSFTLGDVLNRADNLENANDLLTIEVVARARNMTSNSAGDLLTNTATVSVADGDEAGKRVTASGSVNVELVEPSLSIDKSVNRTSADAGDVLTYTVKVSNANGTYAASALDLVLTDLLSTLPPNAGFRPGSVTVAGTGATASIVTGNGSTDTGLRVDLSRLDPGETLTVTFQAAVSSTIAAGTTVSGNASVTGTSLPGADTAERSYTVSDGASFTVPRPSVVKSVVATDAADTGRARYTSLTDLKIGETATFEITVTLPEGSSPSFRVTDLLPDTLVTGTGGRLAYVDGSAVLVSTGGNLSMAGGGAVGTPVVTLGDSNGNGTADRIVLSFGDLVNAADNVANAADRVTIRLQAKVVDAVSNENGDTLTNTAYAEANGLAGTSTTAKVEIVEPRLTIDKASSVVAGTALDAGAEITYTLTVRHASTSQLNAYDLLVQDQLPGGLDFIAGSLSVSAGTATITNGAIAVSLAQLALDGSPLTITYRAKVADAVTPGQVLSNTASLSYDNLAGTGGRAGPVVQDTETRTVVLSPTLAKTVAATSDAGTGSSYFNAALPDLAIGETVTFRLLATLGEGTQRVVLSDTLPVGMMLLGASLESVGANLRGLATPVATTSGQVTRLDFGTVTNLSDNLRDGGDQFSVLVTARVTGPALTAGSVLVNTAQIDTSGPGGAGLLSGTASASAEVVRPLLLVDKTTPVVVGNGADIVTYSVVIKHATGSTAPAYNLQLDDALAPGLVLVAGSATTTSGTVTSASGALRLTLDSLAIGAAPVVVTYQARLADGVVNGQAITNTAALRYDTAPTSGTSLTASDPATVTVSLVNTVDKVLFATDNAATSGSDVAPGELVTWRITATLAEGAQAITLSDLLPTGLDYVASQVVSLGRLGGSSLAVGASGTWDAAARKVGFDFGTLLNAGDNQVTAGDTLVVEVQARVGTAPAHGALLTNGATLTAFVPANVYGVTPGTTYGSASDTDTVRDVEARLGGNVFVDVNGNGLQDAGEGGLAGVAVRLLDAAGNDTGRAAMTDASGQYLFSDLVPGTYAVAFGRPAAQQFTLANIGANDAVDSDADRATGRTTSIILAAGADDRSLDAGLYVPASIGDRVFHDLNANGIQDGGEPGLAGITLRLIDAVGNTVATRTTDGSGAYLFGDLIPGSYRIASDAAGWLLSPLDRGSNDATDSDFDPVGRISAPFALTSGAQVTSLDLGLWRTASLGDRVFLDRNANGIQDAEDTGIAGLRVTLLDASGIATGQTTTTDANGNYLFPSLVPGTYRIRFDTPSQAHASPRDVGSDLTDSDIDATGTTGSITLSSAEAARNTDAGFWYDTRIGDRAWEDLNGNGLQDAGEPGLGGVVARLLNVGGQEVARTVTAADGSYLFAGYPSGSYSLQFQAPAGYVATRADAGGNDALDSDALANGGTVVFVNAGPDSSRDAGFYRPVTVGGDVWLDVNGNGVHDAGEQTLPGVPVRLLDALGQPLGPSTVTDATGAYSFTGLAPGSYRTGFAPLIGTAFAPQDQGGSEALDSDATAVNGISSLVVTLTSGGSSLLSTAGLVLDLSQTPVTAPTLVLGNGNNGFPGTANPERVYGEGGDDSLNGLGGNDTLFGGDGNDTLNGHDGNDTLWGGRGNDNVQGQSGNDVIIGGEGDDIGEGGDGNDVLIAGPGRDNMQGEGGDDLLFGGSGDDILTGNQGNDLVAGGSGNDRLSGADGADIVIGGRDDGRISLDQQGNLTGIVIGDMLEGNSGADAFVWQAGDGVDLLLDLNPAEGDTLTIYGYNSFAAIQRTQDGRMALYLGPDSAIILNNGLFQGAKPGDTLPGVRFVATTANAPGDLVGSDAVVPVLAQNWVSTFSGAGAIAIAQAFPPADPPTSPPNLADVAFDHFIQASGSNDRIALEAGNSWIEAGAGFDVVSVAGGFRGTETSLIDDGSLRLDLRSQTALLRNVEEVDFVDGRLHLSVDSAAAQVSRLYDAALGREPEQAGLNFWIDRLEAGQPLLTLANGFLDSAEFGYRYGHPSNQDYVALLYQNVLGRAPDPGGEATWTAALAAGTSRASVLIGFSESPENKRAHAAEDAVGIWDVDENAAFVALLYDAALNRLPDVSGLASWRAALDAGQFTKATMTAAFTESSEYRALYGGLGNQQFVQALYINALNRPADPGGLATWTGLLDKGVSRAEVIQAISESAEHVAITKPFIMSDAPDHFGIAFA; via the coding sequence ATGGCCGCCAATCCTGTGGTGGAAATTCTCCGAGACGGCCAAGTTCTTGCGAATAGGACAATAGTCCCAACCCTGATCGGGCAAGAACAGGTGATCACCTTCCGCTTCGATAACCAGAGTAACGGCGCATCGGGATCAAGCGTGGGCTATGCGCCCTATCTCGACATCCTGCTTCCCCGGAACGGCGCCGATGGCTCAGGTATCGGAGATACGCCGGCGAATGACGGCATCAGCTTCATCGCCGCAACCTATCTGGGACAGCCGGTCAGCGCGACGGTCCTGGAATTCGATGCGCAAGGCCACGCCGCACATCCCTTCGCGAAGCAGGCGGATGGCTCGGCGCTGGTCGTCACCGGCACGCCGGGCGATGCCCTTCTGGTCCTCAACCTACCCTTCGGGAGTTTCACCGACCCGCAGACGCCAGCCGATATCGCCGTGCGCCTCGGCGTGTCGGGTGGGGCGGACCTGGGCATTCCCCTGAACCTTTCAGCGACCGGGGGGTTCGCCTATGGACGCGATCCCCTGAACAATCCCAGCGTCGACTCGCCGGTCCGCGGCCCTACCGCCACGGTCAGCCTCGATCCGCAGATCGCGCAGGTGGATGTCGTCTATGTCGGTCCGGAGCAGGAGACCGCCACCGGCCCGTCCTATCCGCATTCCTGGCTGGTCCAGGGCCTGATCGCGCCCGGCCAGAGCCTCACTGGCTTCACCCTCAGCGACGACCTGCCGGACGGGATCGTGCTGCTTGGCGCGAGCATCGTGAACGGCACTGGCACGGTAACGGTCAGCGCCGACGGCCGACACGTGTCCGCACAGTTCGACGGCACCGTGACGGGGGGCGGCGCTCCCCCTACCCTCAGGATCGACTACTATGTCGGCGCGACTCTCACGGACGGCTCGCCGGTGCTCGATCCGGCGACCGGCGCCTTCCGGGTGATGCGGGATCAGGCGCAGCTTTCCGGCACATGGACGCCCTCGGATGCCCGTGATCCGGTGACGCTGGTGGCGCTGGACCCGGCAGGGCCCGAGGACGTCATCACCGCCAAGTCGATCGCCGTCCAGAAATACGTGTCGGTGGTCGATGCGGCTGAGCCAGGCGGGCATCTGCAGTGGCGGCTGGAGGGCCAGGTCTCGAACTACTTCGAGGTCGACCAACTTCTGCTCACTGACAGCCTCGGCGATGGTCAACACTTCGACGGTGGTTTCCAGCCGATCCTGACCGTCCGCGAGAACGGCGTTACCGTCTACAGCGGTGCGATGACTCAGTACACGGTGGCACGGGACGCGGTCACAGGTGTCTCGACGTTGCGCTTCGACGTTTCCGCCGAGCTGCGCGCGCACGGGCTGGACGATGCGTTGCAGGGCGGCGGTGCCGGCAACCCGAATCCGGCCACGGCCGTGGTCAGCTTCCGCTCGGTGGTGGAGCGTGCCTGGACCGGGCCCGTGCCGGCGGATGGTCTCGTGGATCAGGGCGACCTGCTGGACAACTCTGTCGTGTTCTCGGGACAAGTTGCCGTCACGGACCGGCCGATCGCCGACGGCAGCATGGCGGCGGTCACGCTGCCCGTCAGCACGGTCGAGAAGTCCATCTACGCCATCAACGGCGTGATCTCCCCAGCATCGACCCAGATCGTCGCCGGCGATGAGATCACCTTCCGTCTCAAGCTCGATCTGCCGCTCACCAGCGCGCATCAAGTGCGGCTGACCGATTTCCTGCCGTTGCCGGTGCTGCTGGCCGGCGATGCCGATGCGAATTCCGCCACGGCGGCGTCCTTCGCTTTCGTGAACAGTGTCTCCGGCACGCCACCTGCCGTCGGGATCGCCAGCTTCGGCCCCACTGACAGCTTCCACAACAGCGGCGACCGCTCCGTCGCTCCGACCGTGACCTGGAACACGGCCGGGAACAGCCTGCTCTTCGATTTCGGCGATGTGGATGCCGGCACCTATGATGCGTCCAGCATCGACCTCCTCTTTACCGTGCGGGTCGTGGACGCCCCATTCGGCGACGGCCTGCTGCTGACCAACCAGGTCACCTCCACGGAGACGAACTCGGCGGGCGCGGTGTCGGAAGACAATGCCATCATCCAGTTCACACTGACCGAGCCCACACTCTCGATCAGCAAGTCGGTGATTGCCACCAGCAATGCCCATGCCGTCATCGCGGATGCGGATGGCGGGGCCTGGAGCCCGGCCGGCGTCAACTGGACGGCACCGGGCAGCATGGGGAACCGCTTCAGCGGCACGCTGAGCAGCCAGGCTCTCGGCGCCCAGGCGCTGGATGCCAATGTGACCGGTGTCGATGCCGGCGACGTGGTCAGCTTCGCTCTCATCGTCGAAAACAGCGGCTCCGGCCTCAATGGCGCCTTCGACCTGTTGCTTCGGGACGTCCTGCCGAGTGGATTCGCGATCCCGGATGGCGGCGTCAACCTGCGGGTCACGGACGGGGCCGGGCGGAGCTTGGCCTATACGCTGGAAGGCGGTGGCCTTTTCGGTACGGATGGCGGGCTCCGTCTCACCGACCCGGGACTTCGGGACGGGGGCGTGGACGCCTATGACGCCACCAGCGGTCGCAACATCGTGGTTGTGACCTACGACCTGCTTCTCGCCAGCAACCCCGATGGCACGGCGGTGCAGCCGGGCAGTACCTATCTGAACGGCGCCAGCATCCTGAACTACGCCGCGCTGGAGGGAGGCATCAACCGCGTTCCAAGCAGCTTGGCCGCCGACATGGCCGACGGGGCCACGATCGCCACCGCCGGGCCCACCATTACCAAGGCGGTCGTCACCACTTCCTCCGCTCTTACCGGGACTGCCCGGGGCGATGCCGCGGTCACCGACCTCGCCATCGGCGAGACGGTGACCTACGGTCTGACCATTCGCCTCTCCGAAGGCCTCAGCCGGGATCTGCGGGTCCAGGATTTGCTGCCGAACACGAATGGCGACCTGGAATTCGTGTCCGCACGCATCGTTTCCATCGGCGGCAACCTGTCGGGGATCAACACCTCCGCCACGCCGGCCATCACCGATCGCGACAGCGACGGTGTGCAGGATACGGTCAGCTTCACGCTCGGTGACGTGCTGAACCGCGCCGACAACCTGGAGAATGCCAACGATCTTCTGACCATCGAGGTCGTGGCGCGTGCCCGGAACATGACCAGCAACAGCGCGGGCGACCTGCTGACCAACACCGCCACGGTCAGCGTCGCGGATGGCGACGAGGCCGGCAAGCGCGTCACGGCGAGCGGTAGTGTCAATGTGGAGCTGGTCGAGCCCTCGCTGAGCATCGACAAATCCGTCAATCGGACCAGTGCCGATGCCGGCGACGTGCTGACCTATACAGTCAAGGTCAGCAACGCCAACGGCACCTATGCGGCTTCCGCGCTCGACCTCGTGCTGACGGACCTTCTGTCGACCCTGCCGCCCAATGCCGGCTTCCGGCCGGGCAGCGTGACGGTCGCGGGAACCGGAGCCACGGCGAGCATCGTGACGGGCAATGGCAGCACCGACACCGGACTGCGGGTCGATCTCAGCCGTCTCGATCCGGGCGAAACGCTCACGGTCACCTTCCAGGCGGCGGTCAGCAGCACGATCGCGGCCGGTACGACCGTCTCCGGCAATGCCAGCGTGACCGGGACGAGTCTGCCCGGGGCGGATACGGCGGAGCGAAGCTACACCGTCTCGGACGGTGCCAGCTTTACGGTTCCTCGCCCCAGCGTCGTGAAGAGCGTGGTCGCGACGGACGCTGCCGATACCGGCAGGGCGCGCTACACCAGTCTGACCGACCTCAAGATCGGCGAGACTGCGACCTTCGAGATCACGGTGACATTACCCGAGGGCAGCAGCCCCAGTTTCCGCGTCACCGACCTCCTGCCCGATACGCTGGTGACGGGGACAGGCGGGCGGCTGGCCTATGTCGATGGGTCGGCGGTGCTGGTCTCGACCGGTGGCAATCTGAGCATGGCGGGTGGGGGCGCCGTCGGCACGCCGGTGGTGACCCTGGGCGACAGCAACGGCAACGGGACCGCCGACCGGATTGTCCTGAGCTTCGGCGACCTCGTCAACGCGGCAGACAATGTCGCCAATGCGGCTGACCGGGTCACGATCCGCCTGCAGGCGAAGGTGGTGGACGCGGTATCGAACGAGAACGGCGACACGCTGACCAACACCGCCTACGCCGAGGCGAACGGCCTTGCCGGAACCAGCACCACGGCCAAGGTGGAGATCGTGGAGCCTCGGCTGACCATCGACAAGGCCTCCTCCGTGGTGGCTGGCACGGCACTCGATGCGGGCGCCGAGATCACCTACACGCTGACGGTACGGCACGCCTCGACCAGCCAACTCAACGCCTATGACCTGCTGGTACAGGACCAGCTTCCCGGCGGGCTGGACTTCATCGCGGGCAGCCTATCGGTGAGCGCGGGAACGGCCACGATCACGAACGGCGCCATCGCCGTGTCGCTGGCACAACTCGCGCTCGATGGCTCGCCCCTGACCATCACCTACCGCGCCAAGGTCGCGGATGCGGTCACGCCGGGGCAGGTCTTGTCCAACACGGCCAGCCTATCCTACGACAACCTCGCCGGCACGGGCGGGCGGGCCGGGCCGGTTGTGCAGGATACCGAAACGCGCACGGTGGTGCTGAGCCCGACCCTGGCGAAGACAGTCGCTGCCACCAGCGATGCTGGTACCGGGAGCTCCTATTTCAACGCAGCTTTGCCCGATCTGGCGATCGGCGAAACGGTGACCTTTCGCCTCCTGGCCACGCTGGGCGAAGGCACGCAGCGTGTTGTCCTGAGCGATACGCTGCCGGTGGGCATGATGCTGCTGGGGGCTTCGCTGGAAAGCGTTGGTGCCAATCTCCGCGGCCTCGCGACGCCGGTCGCCACGACCAGCGGGCAGGTGACGCGACTTGATTTCGGGACGGTGACGAATCTCAGCGACAATCTGCGGGACGGGGGAGACCAGTTCTCCGTCCTTGTCACCGCACGCGTCACTGGCCCGGCCCTGACCGCGGGCAGCGTGCTGGTCAATACGGCGCAGATCGACACTTCCGGGCCGGGCGGCGCCGGGCTGCTCAGCGGCACGGCGAGCGCTTCTGCCGAGGTTGTCCGGCCCCTGCTTCTGGTCGACAAGACCACGCCGGTCGTGGTGGGCAACGGCGCCGATATCGTGACCTATTCCGTCGTCATCAAGCACGCCACCGGGAGCACGGCGCCAGCCTACAACCTGCAACTCGACGATGCCCTGGCGCCGGGCCTTGTCCTGGTCGCGGGATCTGCCACCACCACGTCCGGCACGGTCACCAGCGCCAGTGGCGCGCTGCGGTTGACGCTCGACAGCCTTGCCATCGGTGCCGCCCCGGTGGTGGTGACCTACCAGGCACGGCTGGCCGATGGCGTGGTCAACGGCCAGGCGATCACCAACACCGCCGCGCTGCGCTACGACACCGCGCCGACGTCCGGCACCAGCCTCACCGCGAGCGACCCGGCGACGGTGACGGTCAGTCTCGTCAATACCGTGGACAAGGTGCTCTTCGCCACCGACAACGCCGCGACCAGCGGTAGCGATGTGGCGCCCGGCGAGTTGGTGACCTGGCGCATCACCGCTACCCTCGCGGAGGGCGCACAGGCGATCACCCTGAGCGACCTGCTGCCCACCGGCCTGGACTATGTCGCCTCGCAGGTCGTTTCGCTCGGCCGCCTCGGCGGATCGTCGCTGGCGGTGGGGGCAAGCGGCACCTGGGATGCTGCGGCTCGCAAGGTCGGCTTCGACTTCGGTACGCTCCTGAATGCCGGCGACAACCAAGTGACCGCCGGCGACACCCTGGTGGTGGAGGTCCAGGCGCGGGTCGGCACGGCCCCGGCCCATGGCGCGCTGCTGACCAATGGCGCCACCCTGACAGCCTTCGTGCCGGCCAACGTCTATGGCGTGACCCCTGGCACCACCTATGGAAGCGCGAGCGACACCGACACCGTCCGGGACGTGGAAGCCCGACTGGGCGGCAACGTCTTCGTGGATGTCAACGGCAACGGCCTGCAGGATGCGGGGGAGGGGGGCCTGGCGGGCGTCGCGGTGCGTCTGCTGGACGCGGCGGGCAACGACACCGGGCGCGCCGCCATGACGGATGCGTCGGGGCAGTACCTCTTCTCCGACCTGGTTCCCGGTACCTATGCCGTTGCCTTCGGCCGCCCGGCGGCGCAGCAGTTTACCCTGGCGAATATCGGTGCCAACGATGCAGTGGACAGCGACGCCGACCGCGCGACCGGGCGGACTACCAGCATCATCCTGGCCGCGGGGGCGGATGACCGAAGCCTGGATGCCGGCCTCTACGTGCCGGCTTCCATCGGCGACCGGGTCTTCCATGACCTGAACGCCAACGGCATCCAAGACGGCGGCGAACCGGGCCTGGCCGGCATCACGCTGCGTCTGATCGACGCCGTGGGCAACACGGTGGCCACCCGGACCACCGACGGCAGCGGCGCCTACTTGTTCGGCGATCTGATCCCCGGCAGCTACCGCATCGCCAGCGATGCCGCAGGCTGGCTGCTTTCACCGCTCGATCGGGGCAGCAATGATGCCACCGACAGCGACTTTGACCCCGTGGGCCGGATCTCGGCGCCCTTCGCCCTCACCTCCGGCGCCCAGGTCACCAGCCTGGATCTCGGTCTCTGGCGCACCGCCTCGCTCGGCGACCGCGTCTTCCTGGACCGCAACGCCAACGGCATCCAGGATGCCGAGGATACGGGCATCGCTGGCCTGCGCGTGACCCTGCTGGACGCCAGCGGCATTGCGACCGGCCAGACCACCACCACCGACGCGAACGGCAACTACCTGTTCCCGAGCCTCGTTCCCGGTACCTACCGGATACGCTTCGACACCCCTTCACAAGCGCATGCCTCGCCGCGCGATGTGGGAAGCGACCTCACCGACAGCGATATCGACGCCACCGGCACGACCGGGTCGATCACACTCTCCTCTGCGGAGGCAGCACGCAATACGGATGCGGGCTTCTGGTACGATACGAGGATCGGTGACCGGGCCTGGGAGGATCTGAACGGGAACGGGCTCCAGGATGCCGGGGAGCCGGGCCTCGGGGGCGTCGTTGCACGGTTGCTCAATGTCGGCGGACAGGAGGTTGCGCGGACCGTCACGGCGGCGGACGGTTCCTATCTCTTCGCGGGTTATCCGAGTGGAAGCTACAGCCTGCAGTTCCAGGCGCCGGCAGGCTATGTGGCCACGCGGGCCGATGCGGGCGGCAACGACGCGCTCGACAGCGATGCCCTCGCCAATGGCGGTACCGTCGTCTTCGTGAATGCGGGCCCCGATAGCAGCCGCGACGCCGGCTTCTATCGCCCGGTGACAGTCGGCGGGGATGTCTGGCTCGACGTCAACGGCAACGGCGTTCACGATGCCGGCGAGCAGACCCTTCCGGGCGTGCCCGTGCGCCTCCTCGATGCCCTGGGCCAGCCACTGGGGCCCAGCACGGTGACGGATGCCACCGGGGCCTATTCCTTTACCGGACTGGCGCCGGGCAGCTATCGGACAGGCTTCGCACCCCTGATCGGCACCGCTTTCGCTCCCCAGGACCAGGGCGGCTCTGAGGCGCTGGACAGCGATGCCACCGCCGTCAATGGCATTTCCAGCCTTGTGGTCACGCTGACATCAGGCGGGAGTAGCCTGCTCAGCACGGCCGGCCTCGTGCTGGATCTGAGCCAGACCCCTGTGACGGCACCGACCCTCGTGCTCGGCAACGGCAATAACGGCTTTCCCGGAACAGCCAATCCCGAGCGAGTCTATGGCGAAGGCGGCGATGATTCGCTCAACGGACTTGGCGGCAATGACACCCTGTTCGGTGGCGACGGCAATGATACGCTGAACGGGCATGACGGCAACGACACGCTCTGGGGCGGCCGTGGCAACGATAATGTCCAGGGACAGAGCGGCAACGATGTTATCATCGGCGGCGAGGGCGACGATATCGGCGAGGGCGGTGACGGCAACGATGTCCTGATCGCGGGTCCCGGCCGGGACAACATGCAGGGCGAAGGGGGCGACGACCTCCTCTTCGGCGGTTCTGGCGACGACATCCTGACGGGCAACCAGGGCAACGACCTTGTTGCGGGTGGCAGTGGGAACGACCGGCTGAGTGGTGCCGACGGGGCGGATATCGTGATCGGCGGCAGGGATGACGGGCGTATCTCGCTCGACCAGCAGGGCAACCTCACCGGGATCGTCATCGGCGACATGCTGGAGGGGAACAGCGGCGCGGATGCTTTCGTCTGGCAGGCGGGGGATGGCGTCGATCTTCTCCTCGACCTCAATCCGGCCGAGGGTGATACCCTGACAATCTATGGCTACAACAGCTTCGCGGCCATCCAGCGGACTCAGGATGGCCGGATGGCGCTCTATCTGGGGCCCGATTCTGCGATCATCCTCAACAACGGTCTGTTCCAGGGCGCGAAACCCGGTGACACCTTGCCGGGAGTCCGCTTTGTGGCCACCACGGCCAATGCGCCCGGCGATCTCGTCGGTTCGGACGCCGTGGTACCTGTCCTGGCGCAGAACTGGGTCTCTACCTTCAGTGGCGCCGGCGCCATCGCCATCGCCCAGGCCTTCCCGCCCGCCGACCCACCGACCTCTCCGCCGAACCTAGCCGACGTGGCTTTCGACCACTTCATCCAGGCCAGCGGCAGCAACGACCGGATTGCGCTGGAGGCGGGCAATAGCTGGATCGAGGCCGGCGCAGGCTTCGACGTGGTGTCGGTGGCGGGTGGCTTCCGGGGCACCGAGACGAGTCTGATCGACGATGGCAGCCTAAGGCTGGACCTGCGTAGCCAGACGGCCCTGCTCCGCAATGTCGAAGAGGTGGACTTCGTCGATGGCAGGCTCCATTTGTCGGTGGACAGTGCTGCGGCGCAGGTAAGCCGACTATACGATGCAGCGTTGGGGCGCGAGCCGGAACAGGCTGGCCTCAACTTCTGGATCGATCGACTGGAAGCCGGGCAACCTCTTCTGACACTCGCCAACGGCTTCCTGGACAGTGCCGAGTTCGGGTACCGCTACGGCCATCCGAGCAACCAGGACTATGTGGCGCTGCTCTATCAGAACGTGCTGGGCCGTGCCCCTGATCCGGGTGGCGAAGCGACATGGACAGCGGCCCTCGCCGCCGGCACAAGCCGTGCCTCCGTGCTGATCGGGTTCAGCGAAAGCCCGGAGAACAAGCGCGCTCATGCGGCTGAGGATGCCGTGGGCATATGGGATGTGGACGAGAACGCTGCCTTCGTCGCCCTGCTCTACGATGCCGCCTTGAATCGGCTCCCTGATGTGAGTGGCTTGGCGAGCTGGCGCGCCGCGCTCGATGCCGGACAGTTCACCAAGGCCACCATGACCGCTGCCTTTACCGAATCCAGCGAATACCGTGCGCTCTATGGTGGCCTCGGCAACCAGCAGTTCGTGCAGGCTCTCTACATCAATGCGTTGAACCGTCCTGCAGATCCGGGCGGACTTGCCACGTGGACCGGGCTCCTGGACAAGGGCGTCTCGCGTGCGGAGGTCATCCAGGCGATCTCCGAGAGTGCGGAGCATGTCGCGATTACGAAACCCTTCATCATGAGCGATGCACCGGATCACTTTGGGATCGCTTTTGCGTAA
- a CDS encoding IclR family transcriptional regulator — protein sequence MPSKGATVSGAARKEAAGTASGNTLQTLDRGLQALDLISRQPEGLSVAALAVQLEVHRAIAYRLATTLESHALIARDSSGLLHLGAGLLVLTSRFEPQLRTLALPLLQELARATGAAAFVSVARGTDCIAIAVAEPEVGLLRVAYRVGSRHPLSKGAAGIAILSGRNERSDDPPAVREARRSGVSITRSELQRGAVGVASPLRGVPGVEASLGIVALEGLDVDTSTRLVIEATDQLRKALSRDDSALSRPIE from the coding sequence TTGCCCAGTAAGGGAGCCACCGTATCAGGCGCCGCGCGCAAGGAAGCGGCCGGGACGGCGTCCGGTAACACGCTCCAGACGCTTGACCGCGGGCTGCAGGCGCTGGACCTGATCTCGCGCCAGCCCGAGGGCTTGTCCGTCGCAGCCCTGGCCGTGCAGCTGGAGGTGCACCGCGCCATCGCCTACCGACTGGCGACGACGCTGGAGAGCCATGCCCTCATCGCACGGGATTCGAGCGGTCTCCTGCACCTCGGAGCCGGGCTCCTCGTCCTCACCTCACGCTTCGAGCCACAGTTGCGCACGTTGGCCTTGCCGCTCCTACAGGAACTGGCCCGCGCCACCGGGGCGGCCGCCTTCGTATCCGTGGCACGGGGGACGGATTGCATTGCCATCGCCGTCGCGGAGCCGGAGGTGGGGCTGCTCCGAGTAGCGTACCGGGTCGGCAGCCGGCATCCCCTGTCGAAGGGCGCGGCGGGGATCGCGATCCTATCCGGGCGGAATGAACGGTCCGACGATCCGCCGGCGGTCCGGGAGGCGCGCCGGAGCGGCGTGAGCATCACGCGAAGCGAATTGCAGCGGGGGGCGGTCGGCGTTGCCAGCCCCCTGCGTGGGGTGCCGGGCGTCGAGGCAAGCCTCGGGATCGTCGCGCTGGAGGGTCTGGACGTCGACACGTCGACACGGCTGGTGATCGAAGCCACCGACCAACTTAGGAAGGCGCTATCTCGAGATGACTCCGCGCTGTCCCGTCCGATCGAGTGA